A DNA window from Fibrobacter sp. UWH4 contains the following coding sequences:
- a CDS encoding OmpA family protein: protein MKKIIALSLVAGGLAFAQSGLQGGSSGIHQHNAYTLGKGGIEIGTGGDVSLDSWSQSRGGVLSVNKQERSFHSQAGSLSGNVHLAVGLQEFLDLGVSLPLYYDHANLRGSGEGDLWKNSRGDVDIWMKSGLVGDARSFFAAAALIDVYIPTGEKGAGVRPRHAWYLNDDAGNTNPYSSDEVNFAGTLVLTLNFGALGVPVVWNFHAGYVFADKGTNTLVYGSGLNILPTSWLDIFVEYTGEMRVEDGAYRRDPMDDPMLVTPGLRFHLPWNIDFALGADIAVRTLKNIGYDTKDEMKSVENHTVHYEAKQGEIRYGYAPTPTIAGTALLTWRFGGNAKHDEDGDGVPDEKDQCQHTPDVATVDTLGCPIDTDKDGVIDGLDMCEKTPYGAEVDTAGCPMDTDKDGILDGLDKCPNTTEGAPIDSLGCEPDSDADGVPNTSDKCPNTLAGVKVDTLGCPKDSDKDGVYDGLDKCENTPANLPVDSTGCPADADKDGIADAFDKCPNTPANLPVDTLGCPADADKDGVPDALDKCPNTREGAQVNAEGCEGDYDGDGIPDAVDQCPNTKQGLAVDSTGCPADADKDGVPDALDKCQDTKIGMTVDNTGCPLDFDKDGVPDGLDQCPNTQQGVPVDSTGCSADADKDGVYDAADKCPNTPAGAAVDTLGCPIDTDKDGVPDYQDKCPNTLEGVRIDKKGCPLNKKEDLEQLKKGINFQSGSKKLTKSSYKTLNNIVALMKKFGTANIEVQGHTDNTGSEETNKKISQDRAQVVVDYFIQNGISPDRLRAVGFGSDKPIADNKTKKGRSKNRRVELVPF, encoded by the coding sequence ATGAAAAAAATCATTGCTTTATCATTGGTCGCTGGTGGTCTTGCCTTTGCCCAGTCGGGGCTTCAGGGCGGATCTTCCGGTATACATCAACACAACGCCTATACATTGGGGAAGGGCGGCATTGAAATTGGAACGGGTGGCGATGTTTCGCTGGACTCCTGGTCCCAGTCTCGTGGCGGCGTGCTCTCGGTGAATAAGCAGGAACGCTCCTTCCATTCGCAGGCGGGCTCGTTGTCGGGTAATGTCCACCTGGCTGTCGGTCTGCAGGAATTCCTGGATTTGGGCGTATCCCTGCCTCTTTATTACGATCATGCCAACCTGCGCGGTAGTGGCGAAGGCGATCTTTGGAAAAATAGCCGTGGTGACGTGGATATCTGGATGAAGTCCGGTCTTGTGGGGGATGCCAGGAGCTTCTTTGCCGCCGCAGCATTGATCGATGTCTATATCCCGACGGGTGAAAAGGGTGCTGGCGTTCGTCCTCGCCATGCGTGGTATCTGAATGACGATGCGGGTAATACCAACCCCTATTCTTCGGATGAAGTGAACTTCGCCGGAACCTTGGTGCTTACCTTGAATTTCGGTGCACTGGGTGTACCGGTCGTGTGGAACTTCCATGCGGGTTATGTGTTTGCCGACAAGGGTACCAATACGCTTGTTTACGGTTCGGGCTTGAATATCCTTCCGACCAGCTGGCTTGATATCTTTGTGGAATATACGGGTGAAATGCGTGTCGAGGATGGTGCCTACCGTCGTGACCCGATGGACGACCCGATGCTCGTGACTCCGGGTCTTCGTTTCCACCTGCCGTGGAATATCGACTTCGCCCTGGGTGCAGATATCGCAGTCCGTACTTTGAAGAATATTGGCTACGATACCAAGGATGAAATGAAGAGTGTTGAAAACCACACCGTGCATTACGAAGCAAAGCAGGGTGAAATCCGTTACGGTTATGCGCCGACTCCGACCATTGCCGGTACGGCTCTCCTGACCTGGCGCTTCGGTGGCAACGCCAAGCACGACGAAGACGGCGATGGCGTTCCGGATGAAAAGGACCAGTGCCAGCATACGCCGGACGTGGCCACGGTTGATACTCTGGGCTGCCCGATCGATACCGACAAGGACGGCGTGATCGATGGCCTCGACATGTGTGAAAAGACTCCTTACGGTGCCGAAGTGGATACGGCCGGCTGTCCGATGGATACCGACAAGGACGGTATTCTCGACGGTCTTGACAAGTGCCCGAACACCACCGAAGGCGCTCCGATTGATTCGCTCGGCTGCGAACCGGATTCCGATGCCGATGGCGTGCCCAATACTTCTGACAAGTGCCCGAATACCTTGGCTGGCGTGAAGGTCGATACTCTCGGCTGCCCGAAGGATTCCGACAAGGACGGCGTCTACGACGGTCTCGACAAGTGCGAAAATACCCCGGCCAACTTGCCTGTGGATTCGACGGGTTGCCCGGCCGACGCCGACAAGGATGGCATTGCTGATGCGTTTGACAAGTGCCCGAATACTCCGGCGAACCTCCCGGTCGACACCCTCGGTTGCCCGGCTGACGCCGACAAGGATGGCGTGCCCGATGCTCTCGACAAGTGCCCGAACACTCGCGAAGGTGCCCAGGTGAATGCGGAAGGCTGCGAAGGCGACTATGATGGCGACGGTATTCCTGATGCGGTTGACCAGTGCCCGAACACCAAGCAGGGCTTGGCCGTTGATTCCACCGGTTGCCCGGCTGATGCCGACAAGGATGGCGTGCCTGATGCTCTCGATAAGTGCCAGGATACCAAGATCGGTATGACGGTTGACAACACCGGTTGCCCGCTCGACTTCGACAAGGACGGCGTGCCCGATGGTCTTGACCAGTGCCCGAACACTCAGCAGGGCGTGCCTGTTGACTCTACGGGTTGCAGCGCCGATGCCGACAAGGATGGTGTCTACGATGCCGCTGACAAGTGCCCGAATACTCCTGCAGGTGCAGCGGTCGACACCCTCGGTTGCCCGATTGACACCGACAAGGACGGCGTACCTGACTATCAGGACAAGTGCCCGAACACCCTCGAAGGCGTCCGCATCGACAAGAAGGGTTGCCCCCTGAACAAGAAGGAAGACTTGGAACAGTTGAAGAAGGGCATTAACTTCCAGAGCGGTTCCAAGAAACTGACGAAGTCCAGCTACAAGACCTTGAACAACATCGTTGCCTTGATGAAGAAGTTCGGCACGGCAAACATCGAAGTTCAGGGCCATACGGACAACACCGGTTCCGAAGAAACCAACAAGAAGATTTCTCAGGACCGTGCCCAGGTGGTGGTGGATTACTTTATCCAGAACGGTATTTCTCCTGACCGCCTTCGCGCCGTGGGCTTCGGTTCCGACAAGCCGATCGCCGACAACAAGACGAAGAAGGGCCGCTCCAAGAACCGCCGTGTTGAACTCGTACCGTTCTAA
- a CDS encoding ABC transporter ATP-binding protein, with product MNPILSIQNIRRDFKMGEETVHALRGVSFDIYPGEFVTIMGTSGSGKSTMLNILGCMDKPTSGQYILDGEHTEKLKRDALARIRSQKLGFVFQSYNLLSRTTAIENVELPLLYNSKISAAERHRRAIEALKMVGLEDRMNHLPNQMSGGQQQRVAIARALVNDPVIILADEATGNLDTRTSYEIMMIFQELNRQGKTIAFVTHEPDIATFSGRTITLRDGLLKKDVKNETVQDAKAAFEALPPPETYD from the coding sequence ATGAACCCGATTTTATCTATACAGAATATCCGCCGAGACTTTAAAATGGGCGAAGAAACGGTCCACGCGCTGCGTGGAGTTTCTTTTGATATCTACCCCGGCGAATTCGTGACCATCATGGGCACCAGCGGGTCGGGCAAGTCGACCATGCTGAACATTTTGGGTTGCATGGACAAGCCGACCTCTGGACAGTACATTCTGGACGGGGAACACACCGAAAAACTGAAGCGCGATGCCCTCGCCCGCATCCGTAGCCAGAAACTTGGATTCGTGTTCCAGAGCTACAACCTGCTCAGCCGCACCACGGCTATCGAAAACGTAGAACTCCCGCTTTTGTACAATTCGAAAATTTCGGCAGCGGAACGCCACCGCCGCGCTATCGAGGCGTTAAAGATGGTCGGGCTTGAAGACCGCATGAACCACTTGCCGAACCAAATGTCGGGCGGCCAGCAGCAACGAGTCGCCATCGCCCGCGCACTCGTAAACGACCCGGTCATCATCTTGGCCGACGAAGCCACCGGAAACCTAGATACGCGTACCAGTTACGAAATCATGATGATTTTCCAGGAGCTGAACCGCCAAGGAAAAACCATCGCCTTCGTGACGCATGAACCCGACATCGCGACTTTTAGCGGGCGCACCATTACGCTGCGCGACGGACTTTTGAAAAAAGACGTGAAGAACGAAACCGTTCAAGACGCCAAAGCCGCATTCGAAGCGCTCCCACCCCCCGAAACTTATGATTAA
- a CDS encoding GtrA family protein, which produces MKHFIKYNIIGVMNTLITLASVWVMHQLLDWNLELSNFLGFIFGAINSYLMNRIWNFKSTNRKRTEVIRFVIVFAAAYLLNLATLEATVYALDTAWCKPFTEFISQYMKPGFFANIIANGVYVVASFTLYKKWVFR; this is translated from the coding sequence GTGAAGCATTTCATCAAGTACAATATCATCGGCGTCATGAACACGCTCATTACCCTCGCCTCGGTCTGGGTGATGCATCAGCTGCTTGACTGGAACCTGGAACTTTCCAATTTTCTCGGATTCATCTTCGGCGCCATCAACAGCTACCTGATGAACCGCATCTGGAATTTCAAGAGCACGAACCGGAAACGCACCGAAGTCATCCGATTCGTCATCGTCTTCGCTGCCGCCTACCTCCTTAACCTCGCCACTCTCGAAGCAACCGTCTACGCACTTGACACCGCCTGGTGCAAGCCATTTACCGAATTCATTTCGCAGTACATGAAACCCGGCTTCTTCGCAAACATCATCGCGAACGGCGTTTATGTGGTTGCAAGCTTTACGCTGTATAAGAAGTGGGTGTTTAGGTAA